GCTTCAGCGGCTTGCCGCGCGCGGTGACGTCCAGGCTGACATCGGTATTCAGCAGCAAGGTGGAGTCGGCCGGCACGGTCTGGAACCACGAACCGTGGTTGCCCGGCTGCAGCCCCATCCGCTTGAACTCGGCCACCAGGAAATCGGTGGTGCGCTGCGCGCCGATGGTGCCGGGCTTGCGCCCGCCGAACGCATCGGAGCTGAGCGTCTGGTCGAAGCGGACGAAATCGGCGGCGTTGATCGATGGCGCCCGCGTCGTGTCGGCTTCGGCGGCGGCCGCCTGCAGCGGCAACACGGCCAGGCCCAGTGCGACCAGCAGGACGGAACTCCTCACACGCATCGAAACACTCCCGGCAATGGCATCGACGACCTTTGTAGCGCGCACCTGCACGGCTGTCCATGCGAGCTGCCGCAATCGCCGGCTGCAGCGGCACCTGCAAGCCAGGCCCTACCGCGCGGCCCTCAGCTGCCCATGCCGACCTCGTAAACCCTGATCCGATTGCGTCCCTCGTGCTTGGCCCGGTACATGGCGCGGTCGGCATCGATCATCAGCTGCCGCAGCTCGTAGCCGCTGCTGGCTGCGGCAGCGATGCCGAAGCTGGCCGAGATCGGAATGGCCGGCGCATCCCCGGCGCTGGAGGCGGCGGCGATGGCCGTACGCATCTGCTCGACCCTTGGCAGCACGCTGTCCAGCGTGCACTCGGGCAACAGCACGCCGAACTCCTCCCCGCCGAGACGACCGAACACGTCGGTAGAGCGCAGATGCGCCTGGCAGGCATCGACCGCACGCTTCAGCACCCGGTCGCCTACTGCATGCCCATGCGTGTCGTTGACCAGCTTGAAGTGGTCCAGGTCGATCAGCACCAGGCAGACGTCGCGCGCCGATTTGCGGCAGTAACGCAACTGCCGCTCGGCTTCGTTGACGAAGTGCTGCCGATTGAAGATGCCAGTGAGGCCGTCGCGCCGCGCCAGCCGCATGAAACGCAATTGCGAACGCTTGACCCGATAGGCCCACAGTGCGATGGACGCCAGTACCAGCAGCAGCAGCGCGATATACAGCCGGCTGGTTTCTGCCGCCTTGCGATCCAGCTCGTCCTGCAGGGTAAGAATCCTGTTCTTCTTGTCGAGCCCCTCGATCTGCAGTTTCTTTGCCAGTACCTGCTGTTTGACGGTCTGGTACGCCAGTGCCTTCGCGCTCACATCATCCAGATAACCCTTGTCGGCGACCATGTAGCCTTTGAGATAGGCCAAAGCTTCGCCCAAGTCGCCTTGCTTCTCCTCAACCTGGTACAAAACCCGATAGGCAGAGGCAGTCGATGCGGAATATACGCCTCCGATGCTTTTGTTTTTCTCGACAACACGAAGTGCATGTATTTTTGCCAGTCCGGCATCGCCACGTTTCCAGTAAGCCTGTGCCAGCAAATCGTCAAAATCGGAAACAAGCGGCGGGTAGCGCTTGCGCTGAACATCCGCATAATTTTCCTGCAGCAGGCTGATGGCTTCGGCGGATCGCCCCCGCTCAATTTCCAACTTTGCGACGACTGTCTTGAACATGCCGGCAATCAGGATATTGCCGGCCCGGTCACAGGCTTCCCTTCCGTTGCGGATTTTTTCCTCGACGATCTGCCATCGCCCCGCCCGAAGAAGTGCATCGAGCTTGTAGTACCAACCGATGCAGGCACTCTTGGGGCTCTCGGCTCCTTTGATCAATTGCTCCGCATAGTCGATCGCCAAGTCGTATTGGCCCGCTTCGAGGTACAACTGCGAAGCAACGCCAAGGGCTTGTATGCGGACTCGTCCTTCAGTTACTCGTGGAAGCTCTTCCAGAAGGAGGCTCAACCGTGCAAATGCCTCCTCGTATCGGGATTGCGTCACCAGGAGGTCTACCGTTGTCGCAGCGGCGCGAAACGACAGGGTTGGATCTTCCGACTGATCCGCGATCGCCTTCATCAAGGGAAGTGCCGTCTTGAAGTCCCCGCGAAAGACAATCTGTCGCGCATCGAGATAGCGTCGGTGCAATTGCTGCTGTGGGGAAAGCCTCAACTTGCTGTCATCGAGTCGTTGCATCAATGCGTTGAACTCATCGATGTTATTCGACTCGGCGCCATCAGCCAGTTTGAGAAGTTGTGCAGGGTCCTGGGGCAAAGAGGCGTGCTGCGGCTCGGCCGCAATAACCGCGCCGGCACGCGCAAGCAACCATATTGCCCATACGGCGAGGAGCAGACAGCGCCTTGCTCCCTGTCGAAACATTTGTCTGATCACCCACGCCTAACGGCAACCCGAGTTATACGGGTCATTTTCTGGGCCTCCTTGATGGTTTTTCCTTCACCCTGCCCTTGCCGTCCTCGTCTTTATCGTCCTTGTCATCCTTATCGTCTTTATCATCCTCGTCCTCATCTTCCTTGCCTGGATTGATATAACAGCAGAAAGCCCCTTTCCCCAGTTTGGTCGCAAGGCTTTGGCCATCCCCGGCAAGGATCGCCACGCGCAACTCCGGATCAACCTCGGGACCGGACAGCACAAGCCCCACATCATCCCGAGATGCATGGCGCAGCCGCGCGTCCTGTCCCACCCGTTCCAGAAAATCGATCACATCGAACATCGGTCATCCCCCTGTCAGGATGATTGCCGGCTATCTGGTGATGGCCGCATGAAATTCCTCTGCCGGCCTTCCCCCCGTTTCCCGCGCATTGCGCGCTGCAAGCTGCAAACCTGGCTGCCTGACGGGCCCAAAATACACCATTCCTTCGACGCCGTGCCATCGCATTGAGGTGCCTATCCTTGCCCCAGGCGGCAGGCGGAACGGCAGCCATCCGGCTCAGCTACTGCACGCCTTCGGTCGTCACGGCAACCGCGCCCAGTTGCGGTTTCGACCGGCCGTCGCTGACGCTGACCCGATTGCGGCCCTCGCGTTTGGCCCGATACAAGGCGTCGTCGGCGTGGATCAGCAGTTGGCGCAGGTCATGCCCGGAATGCTTGGTGGTCGCCACGCCAAAACTGGCCGAAACGCAGATTTCCTCGGCAGCATCGCCGCAGACCTCCACGATCGCCAAGCGGATCCGTTCGGTCCGGGCAAGCACCTGCTCGAGCGTGCACTCCGGCAACACGATGCCGAACTCCTCCCCGCCCAGGCGGCCGAAGATGTCGGTGGAACGCAGATGCGCCTGGCAGGCGGCCACGGCACGCTTCAGCACGCGATCACCCACCGCATGTCCGTAAGTGTCGTTGACGGCCTTGAAGTGGTCCAGGTCGATCAGCACCAGGCAGGCTTCCCGCCCCGACTTCCGGCAGTACTGCAACTGCTGCTCGGCCTCGTTGATGAAATGCTGCCGGTTGAAGATATCCGTGAGCCCGTCGCGCCGCGCCTGGCGCATGAAACGCAGTTGCGAGCGCTTGATGCGGTAGGCCCAGAAGCCGATAAAAGCCAGCACCGTAAGCAACAGCAATATGTATAGACGACTCGTTTCGGAAGCTTTTTTGTCGAGGTTTCGCTGGAGCTGCAGGATTTGGTTCTGCTTGCTCAATGTGTCTAACTGCAGTTTTTTGGCGAGAAGTTGTTGCTGGACGATCTGAAAAGCGAGTGCCCTGGCCCCCACTTCATCCAGCCAACCATTGTTTGACGCCATATAGCGCTCGTGATGGTCAAGAGCGGCCCGCAGGTCTCCCTGACTTTTCGCAATAAGATAGAGAACGCGCTCGGCAGTACTCAAGGATTCCGAATATTTGTTCCCACCACTTCGAGCAACCACTTGGAGTGCCGATTGCTTCGATAAGGCAATCTGGCCGGTACGCAAGTATGCCTCGGCCAATAGCGCATCAACCTGCGAGAGCAACCACGAGTAGCCACTTCTCTCCACTGCATCGTAACTGCTCTTCAGTAGTGTAATTGCCTCTTCTGAATGCCCCCGCCCCAATGCAACTCTCGCCAGGTACAGGCGAACGCCATTGGCATAAAGTTCGTCGCCCACCTTCTCGCACAGATCTATGCCTTTTTGAAACTTCTCGTTAATTCCGTCCAGCTTGCCTGCCTTGTAGAGCGCCACCAGTCTTGCGTAGCCCGTTTTGCATATCCAATCGTTCGGCTGCTGGGTTTCATTGGCAAGCTGGTCAGCATAATTCCAGGCAAGGTCGTACTGCCCAGACTCCTCGTAGAGGAGCGTAGCGACGGTGAGCGCTAGGGCACGAGCATCCGGGTCAGAAATCGTATGCAGCCGCGATAGCAGCAAATTCAAGCGTCGGAACGCATCCTCGTAACGGGAACGCTCCGCAAGAGAGTTCACCACGAGGGAGTCTGCCTTAAAGCGTAAAACCGAATCCCGCGAATGATTCAACACGGTATCAGCCAACCGATCCGATGTTGCGTAATCGCCGACGTAAGCTGCCTGCCATGCTTGAAGGTAATGCAGATATTCCTGTTGCGCGGGCGGCAACTTCGCAGCCTGTTTGTCGAGATGCTGCAAGAGCTCCAGGAATCTGTCGTAGTTCTGTGTTCTGCTGCTATCGGCCTCCTTCAGCAGGGAGGCGCTCTGGTCAATAGTCGGGAGCACAGCCGCATGGGCAGTACTCCCGGATAATCCGAGCAATATCCACCCCGCGATCACCATCCGGCGATTCACTACGGATGCGGGCATTGACTTAGCCGGTCAACTCCACGCACTCGACGCGGAGCGGCTTGTTTCGTCCTCGCGCTCTGGAGTTTCGTCGCCGCCTTCATCCTCCTGCTCTTCCTGCTCCTCGCCGGGCGCAAGCATCGCGCAATGTGTCGCAATGC
This genomic stretch from Rhodanobacter thiooxydans harbors:
- a CDS encoding GGDEF domain-containing protein, with the translated sequence MPASVVNRRMVIAGWILLGLSGSTAHAAVLPTIDQSASLLKEADSSRTQNYDRFLELLQHLDKQAAKLPPAQQEYLHYLQAWQAAYVGDYATSDRLADTVLNHSRDSVLRFKADSLVVNSLAERSRYEDAFRRLNLLLSRLHTISDPDARALALTVATLLYEESGQYDLAWNYADQLANETQQPNDWICKTGYARLVALYKAGKLDGINEKFQKGIDLCEKVGDELYANGVRLYLARVALGRGHSEEAITLLKSSYDAVERSGYSWLLSQVDALLAEAYLRTGQIALSKQSALQVVARSGGNKYSESLSTAERVLYLIAKSQGDLRAALDHHERYMASNNGWLDEVGARALAFQIVQQQLLAKKLQLDTLSKQNQILQLQRNLDKKASETSRLYILLLLTVLAFIGFWAYRIKRSQLRFMRQARRDGLTDIFNRQHFINEAEQQLQYCRKSGREACLVLIDLDHFKAVNDTYGHAVGDRVLKRAVAACQAHLRSTDIFGRLGGEEFGIVLPECTLEQVLARTERIRLAIVEVCGDAAEEICVSASFGVATTKHSGHDLRQLLIHADDALYRAKREGRNRVSVSDGRSKPQLGAVAVTTEGVQ
- a CDS encoding GGDEF domain-containing protein, whose amino-acid sequence is MLARAGAVIAAEPQHASLPQDPAQLLKLADGAESNNIDEFNALMQRLDDSKLRLSPQQQLHRRYLDARQIVFRGDFKTALPLMKAIADQSEDPTLSFRAAATTVDLLVTQSRYEEAFARLSLLLEELPRVTEGRVRIQALGVASQLYLEAGQYDLAIDYAEQLIKGAESPKSACIGWYYKLDALLRAGRWQIVEEKIRNGREACDRAGNILIAGMFKTVVAKLEIERGRSAEAISLLQENYADVQRKRYPPLVSDFDDLLAQAYWKRGDAGLAKIHALRVVEKNKSIGGVYSASTASAYRVLYQVEEKQGDLGEALAYLKGYMVADKGYLDDVSAKALAYQTVKQQVLAKKLQIEGLDKKNRILTLQDELDRKAAETSRLYIALLLLVLASIALWAYRVKRSQLRFMRLARRDGLTGIFNRQHFVNEAERQLRYCRKSARDVCLVLIDLDHFKLVNDTHGHAVGDRVLKRAVDACQAHLRSTDVFGRLGGEEFGVLLPECTLDSVLPRVEQMRTAIAAASSAGDAPAIPISASFGIAAAASSGYELRQLMIDADRAMYRAKHEGRNRIRVYEVGMGS